A stretch of the Phaeodactylum tricornutum CCAP 1055/1 chromosome 15, whole genome shotgun sequence genome encodes the following:
- a CDS encoding predicted protein, protein MCRLAFEDIATVSDAEYQSWKRAAAARPAYERDQVNVGTASLLEYLQETEPDVTFWFCLGADAFLDLTDGKWKESAQVLHLLQGRIVVLKRQPDSSKVDSTTEQVCDAALLERIEGTPGSKLLSLPSLNEVSSSQVRSTRDERELESMVIPAVLNYMKMHKLYAFA, encoded by the exons ATGTGCCGTCTAGCATTTGAGGATATAGCCACAGTTTCGGATGCCGAATACCAGTCCTGGAAACGAGCTGCAGCCGCAAG GCCGGCATACGAGCGTGACCAAGTTAACGTAGGGACAGCATCCTTGCTAGAATATCTACAGGAGACGGAGCCTGACGTGAcgttttggttttgtttaGGCGCCGACGCCTTTCTAGACTTGACAGACGGCAAGTGGAAGGAGAGCGCCCAAGTTTTGCACCTTCTGCAGGGCCGTATCGTGGTATTGAAGCGACAACCAGATTCATCGAAAGTCGATTCGACAACAGAGCAAGTGTGCGACGCTGCCTTGCTCGAACGAATCGAAGGAACGCCCGGATCCAAATTGTTGTCACTGCCTAGCCTGAACGAAGTATCTAGTAGTCAAGTGCGCAGTACACGCGACGAACGTGAGCTAGAGTCCATGGTGATCCCAGCCGTACTCAATTACATGAAAATGCACAAGTTGTATGCGTTTGCCTAG
- a CDS encoding predicted protein has translation MSATELKQLILSKVKNSAPPCSSASPLLIKTEQSDTSKLVEDLLNELSTAPPSKEWEIDLYEVRFLRRIGQGNAGTTYLADWSNLKVAVKVASISEMGLDGWRKEVQSLQKLHHPNIIRLLGSVYHPNPLTFCLVLEYCDAGDLSTAIQKVTPRNFVFHVAQSIARGMCYLHNRGIIHRDIKPANVLLSGKVSSGQFDVKVTDFGVATDTNSVEDRTAETGTYRWMAPEVIRHEAYSQTADVYSFSILMWQLLTREDPFEGKSQIEAAAAVAMESARPPFHAETPDSIVRLIQACWSDDPRKRLPFDKISKTLASIESTQ, from the coding sequence ATGTCTGCTACAGAACTCAAACAGCTTATATTATCAAAGGTGAAGAACTCTGCGCCTCCGTGTTCTTCGGCGTCGCCGCTACTCATCAAAACGGAGCAAAGCGATACCTCGAAGCTAGTGGAAGATTTGTTAAATGAGCTTTCGACAGCCCCGCCTTCCAAAGAGTGGGAGATTGATTTGTACGAAGTGCGGTTTTTGCGACGGATAGGACAAGGCAACGCGGGTACTACATACTTGGCTGACTGGAGTAACCTGAAAGTTGCCGTCAAAGTTGCTTCTATTTCCGAGATGGGTTTGGATGGTTGGCGCAAGGAAGTACAATCCCTACAGAAACTTCATCATCCCAACATTATTCGCTTACTTGGGTCGGTCTACCACCCAAATCCATTAACATTTTGTTTGGTGCTAGAGTACTGTGATGCGGGTGATCTATCGACTGCGATTCAAAAGGTAACTCCCCGTAACTTTGTTTTTCACGTTGCGCAAAGTATTGCGAGGGGCATGTGCTATCTCCACAATCGGGGGATTATTCATCGCGATATCAAACCAGCGAATGTGCTCTTGAGCGGCAAAGTTTCTTCCGGTCAATTTGACGTCAAGGTAACAGACTTTGGGGTAGCGACGGACACCAATTCGGTAGAAGACCGAACCGCGGAGACAGGAACTTATCGTTGGATGGCTCCAGAAGTGATTCGTCACGAAGCCTATAGTCAGACTGCCGACGTCTACTCCTTCTCTATACTTATGTGGCAGCTCTTGACTCGCGAAGATCCTTTCGAAGGGAAATCTCAGATTGAAGCGGCAGCGGCCGTTGCCATGGAATCTGCCCGCCCTCCGTTTCACGCCGAAACGCCTGATTCGATAGTGCGGCTGATTCAAGCCTGCTGGAGCGATGATCCACGGAAACGCTTACCGTTCGACAAAATTTCCAAGACTCTGGCTAGTATTGAATCTACACag
- a CDS encoding predicted protein, which translates to MQSIFIFVLCLTALVLHSSHAWTISPHLLTNRRISTPTARAMVQSVSLETLSDNHEEIASELSGSVQRWLDAEWMEQEVHVRMAESCKRSYLDCRERGEADLMAVMVQVADDLTENWRQYDKDAFVNAWDVSNYVSDYLSAKTGIEGCECSSTIH; encoded by the coding sequence ATGCAATCAATTTTCATTTTCGTCCTGTGTCTCACGGCGCTCGTTTTGCACTCGTCGCACGCCTGGACGATCTCCCCCCATTTGTTGACGAATCGTCGCATATCAACCCCGACGGCACGCGCAATGGTGCAATCGGTTTCTCTCGAGACCCTCAGTGACAACCACGAGGAAATTGCCTCTGAGCTGTCGGGATCGGTACAACGCTGGCTAGATGCGGAATGGATGGAACAAGAAGTCCACGTACGGATGGCTGAATCCTGTAAACGTTCGTACCTTGATTGTCGAGAAAGAGGAGAAGCCGATCTAATGGCAGTTATGGTGCAAGTTGCCGACGATTTAACTGAAAATTGGCGCCAATATGATAAGGACGCTTTTGTGAATGCCTGGGATGTTTCCAATTATGTATCGGATTACTTGTCCGCCAAGACAGGGATTGAAGGATGCGAGTGCTCCTCTACGATCCACTAA